One genomic window of Sphingomonas sp. C3-2 includes the following:
- a CDS encoding ETC complex I subunit, which yields MAARIFQTPKNAMQSGKALTHRWVLEFEPAERKVADPLMGWAGSGDTQQQIKLYFTDVEGAKAYAEREGLEYHVIAAPERKLKLQAYADNFR from the coding sequence ATGGCCGCGCGTATTTTCCAGACTCCCAAGAATGCGATGCAATCGGGCAAGGCGCTCACGCACCGCTGGGTTCTGGAGTTCGAGCCCGCGGAGCGCAAGGTCGCCGACCCGCTGATGGGCTGGGCTGGCTCGGGCGATACCCAGCAGCAGATCAAGCTCTATTTCACCGATGTTGAGGGCGCCAAGGCTTATGCTGAACGCGAAGGCCTTGAATATCACGTGATCGCAGCGCCCGAGCGCAAGCTCAAGCTGCAGGCCTACGCCGACAATTTCCGTTGA
- the ubiG gene encoding bifunctional 2-polyprenyl-6-hydroxyphenol methylase/3-demethylubiquinol 3-O-methyltransferase UbiG has protein sequence MANATTINPDEAAHFGKMAAEWWDPKGSSAMLHQLNPVRLGYIRDAVDQHWQLDEHDRHALKGKRALDMGCGAGLLCEPLARMGAAVSGFDAARENIAAARLHAEQSGLSIDYRHGGVESLEGAQFDLVTSLEVVEHVNDPAAFIAGLADSLAPGGLMILSTPNRTNLSHLALITVGESIGGIPKGTHDWNKFLTPEELTAIVEQAGLQVRDLTGLSFSPTRGFVLSENTTMDYLMTITRA, from the coding sequence ATGGCAAACGCAACAACGATCAATCCGGACGAGGCCGCGCATTTCGGCAAGATGGCGGCCGAATGGTGGGATCCGAAGGGGTCCTCGGCGATGCTCCACCAGCTCAATCCCGTGCGCCTGGGCTATATCCGCGACGCCGTTGACCAGCATTGGCAGCTGGATGAGCATGATCGCCACGCGCTGAAAGGCAAGCGCGCGCTCGACATGGGTTGCGGCGCGGGGCTGTTGTGCGAGCCGCTGGCGCGCATGGGTGCGGCGGTTTCGGGTTTCGATGCGGCGCGCGAAAATATCGCGGCGGCGCGGCTGCATGCCGAACAATCAGGACTGTCGATCGATTATCGCCATGGCGGGGTCGAATCGCTGGAGGGCGCGCAGTTCGATCTGGTGACCTCGCTCGAGGTGGTCGAGCATGTGAACGACCCGGCGGCGTTCATCGCGGGGCTGGCAGATTCGCTGGCGCCCGGCGGGCTCATGATCCTGTCCACCCCGAATCGCACCAATTTGTCGCATCTGGCGCTGATCACGGTGGGCGAGAGCATCGGCGGCATCCCCAAGGGGACGCATGACTGGAATAAGTTCCTGACGCCCGAGGAACTGACCGCGATCGTCGAGCAGGCCGGGCTTCAGGTGCGCGACCTGACCGGCCTCAGCTTTTCGCCCACGCGCGGGTTCGTGCTGAGCGAGAACACGACGATGGATTATCTGATGACGATCACGCGCGCCTGA